Part of the Vigna angularis cultivar LongXiaoDou No.4 chromosome 1, ASM1680809v1, whole genome shotgun sequence genome, AAACAACTTTCCCTGGTTTAGTCAATGTCGACATATATCTAATTAACATTGCGAAATTTGTCATGATATTATGTGTTTCGGTAGGGTTTGGAAGTCTCTTGCTCAAAACACTCCATGTTGACTGTATGACGGACAAAACTTGAAGACTGGGCGAACTTCGAAGACCGGACGGACCTAAGCACTCCTAGGGGTATTGAAGATCGGACGGGCAGGGCTCAAAGTGGACGGACGTTGCTCTAATCACTCCAGGTTGAAGACCGGACGATCGTTACTCCATGCACTCCACGTAAtcgtcctcctccttctccaagACGGATGGGCGGACACTTGtcaaaggcactctgacgctcaaatTAGTAATGTAAccgagcgtttggaagagtaAGTAATACATGTATATTGTGCATCCTTTTGTAGTCTGTCCTcgaaatcatacctgagacttttatttatactggttgtaatgggcttttacctctCGCCGGCCTAATGACGACCCAATAACGccttaatcttcattagggGCTTTAATTAGCTATTATCATTTATAACCTAACCATGTGGTCGGCCCACTGGTTGGTCTAATGGTCGGTCGGCTCGGATGGTTGGCCTGTGTGGTTGTCTTGGACGGTCGGCCTGGTTATGCGTAGGAGACGGTACGGTACACTAGGGACTGTATGGTACATCATTCCCCCAAGCCCGAGCGTGATATTAATGATGCGAAGGGGTTTTGTAGATGGCCTTCCAGAAAAGGACGAGTTTTTTGGTTTGCTTTCTTCTTTAAGTCCTCTCTACTTGTTGATGACTGAATGGAAGACAAAAACGAGTCATGCCTTCGTCGGCCGAGCTGGATAATCTACTGATCCTTACTTTAAGTAATAAGTCGCGAAGATCCACGGTCGCCCACTCTCGGTGAGGCTGGCCGGTATATCTTTGTTGAAGATCCACGATCGTCGTCGTTTGGTGAGGTCGGCCGGGATTCCTTTTTTGAAGAACAGTTGTGAGGCTGATTGGCCGCATGCTTGATCTTGAGGCCGAGCCATTGGGGCCGAAAATTTGAGGCCAAGGTAAGGCCGGAAGGTTAGGGCCAGATGGCTGAACGAATACCTGAGGCAAAGTTTGAGAAAATACCTAAGGTCAAGTTATGACCGGATAATTGAGTGCAGGTGGCCATGATCGGATGGTTGGGGCCAGATGGTTGAGTGCCAAATTTGGCTGAGTAAATGTGATGCCATGGACGACCGAGAAGAGGAGTCTAAGGTATGGTCGAACAGGTCAGACCAAACACTAGATGATAAAATTTGGCTAAGAGGTTAAGGCCAAATAGCCGATATCTTGAGGCTGAATGACTGATCTTGAGGCCAAGGAGGCCAAGAAGTTAAGGCCTTTGGAGGCCAAGTTGAGGCCGAGTTACGGCCAagaaatggccgaacggttgaggcctttggaggccgagAAGTTGATGCCACCTTTGACTTATGTTCTTGTGAGGCCATGGAAGGCCGAGCAGGCGAGGCCGGATGGGCGAAAGGTCGGCTGAGCATCTGAGGCCATGGACGAAAGGTCGAGTAGTTGAGGCCGAAGGGTCGAATGGTTGACTTCCTGTGAGGTCAAGGTATGACCGGACGAATGATTATTGATTCTAGGCTGAGGCTGAATGGCGAAGGCCGAATGATTGCTGTTAGAGGACTGAATCCAAATGGTCAAAATCGAAAGGTCGGATGACGGAGGCTAGATGGCCGAGGCTGGATGATTGAACCCGGACGACTAAATAGTTGAGGTCGGGCGACCAAACTTTTGAGGTCGGATGGCCGAATTGTTTAACATTTGATGCCCTTGACATACGAGGCCGAAGGCCTAGTTGAGGTGGCCGAGTAGACGAGGCCGAGCAAACGAGGCCGAAAGGTTGACTTGATGTCCCTCTGAGGCACCCCTTACTGGTTCCTTGTGGCTACAATGTGAAATACtagctcggccccacggtgggtgccaaaatgtttcagtagGGTTTGGAGGTCCCTTGCTCAAAACACTCCACGTTGACTCTATGGCGGACGAAACTTGAAGAATGGGCGAACTTCGAAGACCGGACGAACCTAACCACTCCTGGGGCTATTGAAGATCGGATGGGCGGGGCTCAAAGCGGACGGACGTTGCTCTAAGCGCTCCAGGTTGAAAACTGGACGGTCGTTACTCCATGCACTCCAGGTAGtcgtcctcctccttctccaagCCGGATGTGCAAGCActtgtcaaaggcactccgacgctcaagttagtaatgtaATTGAGTGGTTGGAAGAGTAAGTAATGCATGTATATTGTGCATCCTTTTGCAGTCTGTCCTCGAAATCATACATGAGacttttatttatactagttgtaatgggcttttaccttttgctAGCTTAGTGACAACCCAATCACGTCTTAATTTTCATTAGGGACTTTAATAAGCTATTATCGTTTATAACCTAACCATGTGGTCGACCCACTTATTGATCTAATGGTCTGTCAGGACCTGTGCGATCGTCTTGGACATTATGTGCAATACGGTACACTGGGGACCGTACGGTACATTATGcatacatttatttgaagtaagGGTAGGTGACACTACTTTACATTTCTTTGACACACATTtcaaagataaataattataaaaaagttagcTTTTTGTGgttttagaaagataaaaaagagtaaaagataaaaaattaataatatcaaatgtaatatttttgtgtatgttaaaatattatttgtgtttatttggAGAATCCACTTGTCTTACATATTTTGTGATGATACGTATAAGCGTAATCAATATGTATCGGAATCTGAAATCTAgcagaaaatatttttgtggATTTGCTTACGGAAACCCCTTCCTGATTGTTCAGTTTGTCAAAAGTTAGTCTTTAAGTAAAATTGATTAGGTTAGCATCCATCACTTTTTGTGTAAGGTCGTTAATTCATAcgtaatataatttataatccGTATAcgaaaataatttagaaaattatctTATGAATTTCAACCTATCACATGATTATTGTATTTGAAAAAGTAAGTGATTTCAATAAAGCtttgaaagcttttgtaataataagAAAACCCAGCCATCCTGTCTCTTTTTAGTAACGGTTCTTGGATCAAGTAATTTCTACTCATTTTGTGAGAAAAGTAGGTCCAACGGCGGAAATTATCACTTTTAAGCTCAGAATGAATAACACCCGAAAAGAGTTCAAGATGTAATATAATACATATAATCCGTTATTTCACCATTAACTGATTGGggtattttataattattatacttaCAATTAGTTAAAAGATAAgagtaaaaaaatagttaaattactattaatttttttccattttcacTTTGTATTATAGAAATACAAGCAAATTGCTTTTAGGTGCATGTATAGTTCTTTTTGTCACTATCATAAAAGCAAGCAATCACTATATAAATATCCACCAATGGACATTGGGAGTTGAAAACAAGAGACCTAATAGATAAAAAAGACATTTAATGTGGCCTTAGGGAATGCATAGATCTAGGCATATAACATTGGATTTCAAGTAATGCAAGAAAGTAACAAAGCTCTTTTTCTCGTATTCTTATGCGTAACGAAAATGTGTATGGAAAGGGACCTAAAGGTTCTTTGATGAAAtgctctttttcaaaattttagccCTGGTTTGCGCATGTGCGAGCTTGAAGCTCCTGAATTAAGGCCTCAACATCGGCGTAAGAAGTTCCACCTTCTTCCACAGCTCTTGCAGCTTTTCCTGCAATGTCTTTCGCTCGCCTTCTCATTTCGTCTGCCTCTACGCTCTCCACCATCAGCTTCCTCACTGCCACCTCCACCTTCTCTCTTCCCACTAACCCTTTCCATTCTGCATTCCACGGCCACCACTCCCTGTTCCCCACTTGGACACCAGTCTTCAGAACCTCCGTTATCAACTTCTCATTCGAAAATTGCTCAGCCGTCAGAGGCCACGTGATCATGGGCACTCCCGCACTCACACCTTCCAGAGTCGAGTTCCATCCGCAATGAGTCATAAACCCTTTAATCGCAGCGTGCTCCAGAATCAACAACTGCGGAGCCCACCCTCTAAGCACCAACCCCTTACCCGTTTCCTTCATCCTCTGCTCGAACCCTTCCGGAAGCCAGTTCCCACTCccgttttctttgttttctgaTGGGTTGTGGAGAATGTTCCCCACCACCCAAATGAACGATTGCTCAGAGGCTTCCAGGCCGTAAGCAATCTCCTTCAGCTGCTCAGGGGGCAACCGAGCCAGGCTTCCAAAGCTGGCGTAAAGAACAGAACTGGGTTTCTTAGAGTTTAACCAATTCAGGCAATTTTGTTCGTCGATAGTGGGTGGCTTCCCTCTTTCGGTTTTGTCCTCTTTGCTTCTGTTGCAAAAGGACACTGGTCCTACAATCCATGCTTTATTTCCCCACTTGCTTTTTATTAGATCAGCATAAGCTGGTTCCAAGTCGTAGAAACTGTTGATAAGAGTGCCGAAACTCTTCTCCTCTAATTGCTTCATGCCCCTCACCCTTTCAGGAATCTCAGATGGGTTTCTCAGAAAAGGAGGAAGCTGAGACATCGTCATTTCGATTCTGTCGGGAATATTAGGAACGAGGAAAGGCTCCGAGTCTGTACTCACACTCTCAAAAGCGACATGTCTTAAGTTCTCCTGGACGCAGAGAGCGAAGCACCCGATGCCGTTGAAGAGGATTCTGGGGATTCCGAGCTCGTAAACGACGTCGCCGGACCAGCGATGGAACATGTCGACGACGATGCAATGTGGGCGGCGTTGGAGGAGGAGCTGGCGCAGTGGTTCGAGGAGGGCAGAGGTGTCCAGGAAGGGACCGACAGAGATGTCTGACTGTGGTACATCGGCGGAGAGAGTGTGAATGGAGATGGGAAGACCGAATTTCTGGTCGCGCGTGATGCATTTTTGAAAGAGAGGGGTGGTCGACGGTGTGGCTAGAATGGTTGATGAGGCTCCGTGAGATGCAAACATTCTTGCTGCGTCTATCATTGGGATTTGATGGCCTCCCCCTACGTAGGGAAAAAAGAATATTTCCACCGAAGGGGTTAAGGTCTTCATGTTGAAATGGAAATGTTTGCTTAGCTTGGTGTGTTCGATGGAGGAGCAAATAAGGTTAGGGAGGTGAGTTATTAAATCTCACCTTCTACTATTTATTTACATGGAAAAGGTTTCATGaatatttctcaatttttctatccttatttaatatttaataaaaaatattattttcttagtgTTTTAggtaattcattttaaattatgttacattttaagtaaaagtattattttataagtgtaCGATAGCGATTGAATGAAAATGGTTGTTTTTGTGCAGACGGAAAAGCTTGGAGCAAAACGTCATGAGTGACATATTCCAAAGAATGCGCCAAGATTATTTGACTAGTGGTGTTCGTCTGAAGTTTCCAATCGCTGTTATTGGATAGAATTGTCAAACACGTGTGGAAGTAAAGCACAATGTATAGTCTGTCATCATAATTTTCTTCATACTTGAATGATGCCTTTTCTAGAAGCTCAGATACAATTACGGACTATTCTTTGTTGGGTATATCTATATGAAGGGGTGAGTGAGATCAGTAATAAAAATACTGTGATGGCGTGAGTGAGATCAGTAATAAAAGATAGTTTTAAAGTCTCTTTGTATCTCTATTTTCATTTAGAATCTTAAATaggtttatttctttttttacgTCTCAATTAGATCCTTATTTGCTTTCTGTCAAATTGATGAAACGCCGTTAAGAAAAGTGTGACGTGACATGACATGTTGACAGTGTAACTTTTTATTACATGGCATAAAAAATGTGactaaattgtattttttaattttttaattaagaaatgaaGTGTACAgagtgaaaatataatttaagtaagAGCAAAATtggaaaatcaaattaaattaagtgttGAATTggaaaatcatattaaattggAAAATCTTCAAACGATCGGCTCTTGTGCTTAAGTCGTTCGGTgtcctccttcttcttcactgcTCGACCTCGCTCGGTAGCCTCACTGCCTTTAGCCGTTCTattcccttcttcttctccctcactGCTCAGCCTCTTCCTACATTCTGCCGTTCGGTCTACTAGTAATAATATCCTATAACAGACTACCGCCAAACCTTAATTCCCTAACCTAGCCAATGTCGCCGTCAGCCACGTTGTGCCGCCAACATCATCCTCGTCGAACCACAAGCCGTTGTCGCCAACCTCCATGGTCGCCGCacattcatcttcatcacctGCAAACCCAGAAATCAGAAAATCCCAATTGCCATGTAATCCTAAATCGCAaatctctttcttcttccttgcgGCTTCGCTGCAACCACTGGTTAGCGACATCATCTCCTCTATCATTGCATCAGAAACCTGCATCAAATCCAAGCTAGAAAACGCAGAGAAACCCAAGCCGCCGCGACCAAACCCCATCGCGAATCGAACTCGAAATTTCCTCCACGAGAGAGAGCTTGTCAAAGCGAGAACCTGTTCCACCGCGATTCGCGCTTCCGCCATCGATCTCCCCTGCGAGATTCAAGTTCACACTACCTAATCGCATCTTCTACACAAAATCGTGAAGCAACCTTGCTTTATCTTCTCTGAATCACGCCTCCAAAAGCTGTCACGAGACATTCTCAATTAGCGCCCCCATGTTCTTTCGCGGCGCATGAAACTTTCCCCCTTCCctccaatctgaaaccctaattttgggtggggaAGGGGTGGCACAGGCGATAGCcgtcaaattaatttaatttgattttccatttttgtccttacttaaattatattttcactctatacacttcattttttaattcaaaaattaaaaaaaatagaattaatttacgtttttaatgccacgtaaTAAAAAATACACTGTCAGCATGCCATGTCACTCCCTCCTTAACGGTGTTTCATCAATTTGACGGAAAAcctttatttgattcaattttacaaaaataaggacccaattgagacgccaaaaaagaacgggacctatttgagattctggacgaaaatatAGACCTaaagagacattaaacctaaaagataaaagtaactTTGCAAATGATGTGCTATAATACTAAGGAAAATgttactttgacaacattttttttacaacattcaTTATATGATTGATCCAAAATtattccacaatcaataataataattataaacaccaATATGGACCAACCACAGAATGACAAGTAAATggtattaaaatgttgtcaaaaaaatgttgtcaaagtatcattatcctaatACTAAAGTGATTGTTATATGAGTAAACAAATATCCCTCATAAATTAGAGAGTTCTATTAAGTTTTGTTAGTTTGttgatatttaaaatgtatatatttcaATTGAATTTGTCATTGTTAgtgatatgattattatttgttattttagcttatttatttattttcaagtaTTAATATAaggttttataattaataaaaactaataatacaattaataataaaattacgtgatttttgttgttttagttgaaaaaaatattgaattatgaGATTATCACGCTTTGAAATGACTTCAGCAAATTGAAAATAGACTAACATTAATGCGCTCCCATGCTTTGAAAGATTATAAAAGGATGGTAAAGTTAAATTGGTGTCTTGCGGAAcccaaaatcaaattaatcaacATATGAAATCTCACACAAAAAATAATAGGAATATTTAATCTCTCAAAAGTCAAGTTTAGATTTGTTACAtcttttattttggatttagAGTATGGTAAGTTAGTTTAAAGTTCTTGTTATGGGTATGAGGTCAGGTTAATGGTTAATGGTTGTGTTTTGTAGGTTGAAGTATTGAGTTTGAGTTGGTGATTGATTATCTGAGCTAGTACATGGTCGACTAGCCTATTTGGTGATTAATTGGTCTTAATGATTCCGAGTTGTGGGCTGTGGGTTCCAAGCTAAAGGATGTTTGGCTTTTCGGTTAGGCTCGACTCTAGGGTGGTACATGTTCGATCGCCTTGTTTGGTGGCTGGTCGGGCTTACTGGTTGACCACTCAAGCTATGGTTGATTGTCCAGGCTGTGGTGGACTGGACAATCATACGATACACATGCCCTCCAGGCTTGAGCCTTAAATGATCAACAAAGgggtttgaatttgaatttcgTCATTTGGTTCATGTTGTTCTCATGTTGCAAGTGT contains:
- the LOC108341782 gene encoding abscisate beta-glucosyltransferase (The RefSeq protein has 4 substitutions compared to this genomic sequence) is translated as MKTLTPSVEIFFFPYVGGGHQIPMIDAARMFASHGASSTILATPSTTPLFQKCITRDQKFGLPISIHTLSADVPQSDISVGPFLDTSALLEPLRQLLLQRRPHCIVVDMFHRWSGDVVYELGIPRTLFNGIGCFALCVQENLRHVAFKSVSTDSEPFLVPNIPDRIEMTMSQLPPFLRNPSGIPERWRGMKQLEEKSFGTLINSFYDLEPAYADLIKSKWGNKAWIVGPVSFCNRSKEDKTERGKPPTIDEQNCLNWLNSKKPSSVLYASFGSLARLPPEQLKEIAYGLEASEQSFIWVVGNILHNPSENKENGSGNWLPEGFEQRMKETGKGLVLRGWAPQLLILEHAAIKGFMTHCGWNSTLEGVSAGVPMITWPLTAEQFSNEKLITEVLKTGVQVGNREWWPWNAEWKGLVGREKVEVAVRKLMVESVEADEMRRRAKDIAGKAARAVEEGGTSYADVEALIQELQARTCANQG